One Eriocheir sinensis breed Jianghai 21 unplaced genomic scaffold, ASM2467909v1 Scaffold70, whole genome shotgun sequence DNA window includes the following coding sequences:
- the LOC126993981 gene encoding cadherin-4-like encodes MATWPQPPSWTERHGTTTTSLFNRTLYEAYVEENSSPGQLVINLVATDLDAWDLGKLQYTILHQTSEGAFTVDKEGNLYTETPLDRESLPMHSLKVSVMDEGGRASFTAVRVTVRDKNDNPPVFTLPEYQANINTDLAPRTTILKVGNTGQGGVRPRSHRGNAGP; translated from the exons ATGGCCACGTGGCCACAGCCACCCAGCTGGACAGAGAGGCACGGGACCACTACCACCTCACT GTTTAATCGCACTCTATATGAAGCTTACGTGGAGGAAAATTCATCTCCTGGCCAGCTAGTCATCAACCTGGTGGCCACGGACCTTGATGCCTGGGACCTGGGCAAGCTGCAGTACACCATCCTGCACCAGACTTCAGAGGGAGCCTTCACCGTGGacaaagaag GCAACCTATACACTGAGACACCTCTGGATCGCGAGTCCCTGCCCATGCACAGCCTCAAGGTGTCTGTGATGGACGAGGGGGGCCGGGCCAGCTTCACGGCGGTGCGTGTGACGGTCCGCGACAAGAACGACAACCCACCAGTCTTCACGTTGCCGGAGTATCAGGCGAACATCAACACTGACTTGGCTCCCAGGACAACCATTCTCAAGGTGGGGAACACTGGGCAGGGAGgagttaggccccgttcacaccgtGGCAACGCTGGGCCATGA